The genomic segment AGAGGCAATTGATGCTTTCAGGAAAAACATTGCCGTGTCAAGATATTCATTTTATCAAAGGCAGATGTACAGGACTTTCGGGATGAATCCTTTCTACTGTCCAGCATGCAAGGTTAAAATGATTGTATGGGAATTTTATCATTACAGATATCCGCCCCTCAAAAAATACTATTAATATTTTATTAATCCAACTAGGTTGGATATTTTGTCGTAGACATTTGTATATTTATTTGACAAAAGAAAAGGAAAAGAGGCTGACGCCTCTTTTAAAATTATCAAATATATCAGTAAATACCTAAAAAATATGAATTTAATTTCCTTATAAAAAAATAAAGGCTATTTTAATTATTTTTCGATGTTGGTTACACGTTGGTTACTTATGTATATTTTATTCCCATTTTTACTGACTTTTTAGCTAAAAAAGAGTTTGTTCTTCAACTCCTTTTTAAATATGCTATCACAAGGGTAGCATATTTTTTTATACCAATATTACTATATCATCTATGCAATCTCCGCTTAAACTCCTCTTTATAAGACTTATACGCATATCTTAGCATTATGCTCAAAATAAATAACGGAATTGATGAAAATATACTCCAAGTCATTTTTTTACTTATAATTAGCTCCAAAATTAGAAGAAATATTCCAACGAAAAAAATGAAAAAATTTAGTATCTTTAATCTGTCACTCTTATGCTTATCCCAGACATATGAAAAAACAAGACTAATAAGATAAAGAGCAATAACAATAGGAATTCCACGCTTTATACTCCAAGTCAACTTTTTATCTCCAAAATCAAGCAATAAAAAATAAATTATAAATCCGCTTAATAATAAAAACAGATTTGTCCTCATTCTGTACGAATCTAGAAAAACAAATAATCCCAGATCAAATATTAAAATAGACGGAATCGCATAGTAGCCCCATTCCAATTTTCCATACATTATTAGATTTTGAAAAAGGACTTCCAGAATTGAAATTATTGAAATTGTAAAAAATGATAAAAATACAGCCTTTTTTACTTTTTTCATTTTCATTTCATACA from the Leptotrichia trevisanii DSM 22070 genome contains:
- a CDS encoding DUF6320 domain-containing protein, which translates into the protein MYCIKCGVELEDGAERCPLCETAVPEIKGLEEKEFMKEYPMININLYEMKMKKVKKAVFLSFFTISIISILEVLFQNLIMYGKLEWGYYAIPSILIFDLGLFVFLDSYRMRTNLFLLLSGFIIYFLLLDFGDKKLTWSIKRGIPIVIALYLISLVFSYVWDKHKSDRLKILNFFIFFVGIFLLILELIISKKMTWSIFSSIPLFILSIMLRYAYKSYKEEFKRRLHR